The DNA sequence CCTGGTCGGGCGACTCCACGACCCTGCTCTATCTGTCGGGCGCCCGCCTGCGCCTCATCGGCGTCGACGGCGGCCGGGCCCGCACCGTGCGGGTCCCGCTCGACCAGCGCCGCCCCGCCCCCGCCGACACCGTGGTGCACGCCGGACGGCTGTGGGACGGCACCGGCACCACCGTGCGCGAGGACGTCGACATCGTGGTGCGCCGGGGCCGTGTCACCGAGGTCGCGCCGCACCGGGCCGCGCGGACGGCCGAGCGCAGGATCGACGCCTCCGACCGCACCGTGCTCCCCGGCCTGTGGGACACGCACACCCACCCCTGGCAGAGCACGTACGGCGGACGGCAGACGGCGGGTCAGCTCACGTACGGCATCACCACCGCCGTCTCCCTCGGCGGCTTCGCCCACGAACAGGCCCGCATCCGCGAGGCGGTGGCCACCGGACAGCTCGCCGGGCCGCGCCTGCTGACCACGGGCGAACTCCTGGACGGCGGCCGCGTCGCGTACAGCATGGGGCGCGCCCACCGCACCCGGGCGGGGCTCAGACGCTCCCTGGAGCGGGCCGAGCAACTCGACTGGGACTTCGTCAAGACGTACGTACGCGCGCCGAGCTGGATCATGGAGGAGGCGGCGCGGTTCGCCCACGAGCGGCTCGGCGTGCGCAGCGGCAGCCACTTCCTGTCACCGGGCATCCAGACGGGCCAGGACCTGACGAGCCATTTGCAGGCCACCCAGCGGGCCGAGTTCGGGCACGCCATCACCGCGTCGGGCCGCGCCTACGACGACGTCACCGAGATCTACACCGCGCGCGGCGCGGCCTTCGCGCTCGTCGCGACGCCGTTCACGTCCGTGCCCCTGATCGGCGCCGATCCCTCGCTCGCCGACGACCCCCGGGTCACGGCGGTGATGCCGCCGTGGGACGTGGAGAGCGTCCGCAAGCAGGCCGCGACGCCGCCGACCGCCGCCCAGCTCGCCACGCTGCGCACGGAGACCGACGTCTACCGGCGGATCCTCGCCGCGGGCGGACTCGTGGCGCTCGGCACGGACCAGCCGCTCGTACCCGTCGGCCTGGCCCTGCACATGGGTCTGCGCGCGCTGCACCGGGGCGGGCTCTCGCCGGTCGAGGCGCTGCGCACGGCGACGGTCCTGCCCGCCCGGCTCTTCGGCCTCGACAAGGACCTCGGCACCGTCGAGCGGGGCCGCGTCGCCGACCTGACGATCGTCGACGGCGACCCGTTCACCGACTTCGCCACGCTGGTGCGCACAGTCGGGGTGCTGCGCGGCGGCACGCCGTACGAGACCGAGGAGCTGGTGGACGCCTTCGCGTCGGCGGCCCGGCGCACCCCGCGCGACACCGACTGGTCGGCGGTGGGCCGGCTCATGCGCAGGGACGGCTGCTGCGACCCGGGGACGTGAGGCGGGGCGGCGGGTCCGGCCCTCCACGGCCGGGCCCGCCGCCACCCGGCCGCTGTTACAGACCTGTGTCAATTCCCCCTACAACGAACCTGGGCCGCGCGCTGTCTACCAGGGGGAATTCGCCATACGTACCAAGAAGGAGCGCGCAGCCGTGGGGGAGACAGTCAGACGAGGAGCCGTCGCACTGGGGATCGCCGGAATGGTGGCCCCGCTCGCGATCGTGATGGGCACCGGCACCGCACAGGCCGCGTCGTGCTCGACGCAGACCGGGCCGTACCAGAAGCAGGTCGAGAAGTTCCTCGGCCGCCCGGTGGACGGCAAGCAGTCGGCCGCCGACTGCAAGGCCATCAAGGCCTTCCAGACCAAGCACAAGATCACCCCGAACGCGGGTTACGCGGGCGCCGTCACCTGGGGCGTGATGGACCTGATGAACAAGCAGAAGAAGGTGGGCGACAACCCGAACAAGGCGGGCAAGTGCCCGACCAACAAGGGCCGCATCGCCTGCGTCGACCTGACGCTCCAGCTCAGCTGGATCCAGGACGGCAAGCAGCTCAAGTACGGCCCCGTCCCGGTGCGCACCGGCCGCAACGGCCACGAGACCCGCACCGGCCTGAAGAAGGTCTACTGGCGGGACATCGACCACGTGTCGAGCCTGTACCACGTGCCCATGCCGTACAGCCAGTTCTTCGACGGCGGCCAGGCCTTCCACTCGGTGGGCATCAGCGTCTGGTCCCCGCCGGGCTCGCACGGCTGCGTCAACATGACGAAGAAGGACGCCGTGAAGTACTGGAACATGCTGCGCAAGGGCGACGACGTCTTCGTCTACGGCCGCAAGCCGGGCACCTGACCGGACCGGTAGCCGCCGAGCGCCGCCGGGAGGGCTTCCTCCCGGCGGCGCTCGCCTGTTCAGATGTTCAGACGGAGCGCAGGTACTGGTTCGGCACGTGCACGTCGGCGCCCAGCTCACGGGCGGCCTGACGGGCGAACGACGGATTGCGCAGCAGCTCCCGGCCGAGCAGGATCGCGTCGGCCTCGCCGTTGGCGAGGATCTTCTCGGCCTGCGCGGCCTCGGTGATCAGTCCCACCGCCGCGACGGGCAGCTCCGTCTCCGTCTTCACCCGGGTGGCGAAGGGGACCTGGTAGTTGGGCCCGGTGGGGATGCGCACGCCCGGGGCGTTGCCGCCGCTGGAGACGTCCAGGAGGTCCACGCCGTGGTCCTTGAGCAGCGGCGCGAGCCGGACGGTGTCGTCCGCGGTCCAGCCAGGCGCGCCGTCCGGCAGCCAGTCGGTGGCCGAGACACGGAAGAACAGCGGCTTGTCCTCGGGCCACACCGCGCGCACGGCGTCGACGACCTCCAGGGCGAAGCGGGTGCGGCCCGCGAAGTCGCCGCCGTAGAAGTCGGTGCGCCGGTTGCTGTGCGGGGAGAGGAACTCGCCGATCAGATAGCCGTGCGCGCCGTGGATCTCCGCGACGTCGAAGCCCGCGTCCAGGGCGCGCCGCGCCGCGTCCGCGAACTCGCCGACGATCCGCCGGATGTCGGCCTCCGCCAGCTCGGTGGGGACGGGGTGGCGCTCGTCGAAGGCCACCGCGCTCGGGGCGACCGGCTGCCAGCCGCCCGCGTCCGGGGCGAGGGGTGCGCCGCCGCGCCAGGTGGCGTCCGTGGCCGCCTTGCGCCCCGCGTGCGCGAGCTGGATGCCGGGCACCGCGTGCTGGCCCTTGACGAAGTCGGTGATCCGGCGAAGCGCCGCGACCTGGGTGTCGTTCCAGATGCCGAGGTCCCAGGGGCTGATGCGGCCCTCGGGGCTGACGGCGGTGGCCTCGGTGAGGAGCAGCCCCGTGCCGCCCGTGGCGCGCGCCGCGTAGTGGGCCAGGTGCCAGTCCGTGGCGACCCCCGCGGCAGGGCCGGTGGCCTCGGCGGAGTACTGGCACATCGGCGCCATCCAGACGCGGTTGGGGATGGTCAGGTTCCGCAGGGTGTAGGGCTCGAACAGCGCGCTCACGGCGTGCTCCCTTCGGGGGGCGGCGAGTGGAACGGGGCAGGGAGCGCCACAGGCCGCTCCGGACGTCCCCTGCCGCTCGTACGATAGGCACCGTAGTACGGAGAATGTCAAACTACGATGCCTCTCGTACAATGGAGGCGTCCTGTACGCACCGCGTACACAGCTCGGCGGCGCGCCCCCGCAGCCGCGCACGCCCCGCCCCAGTGGAGCCGCCATGACGACCGCCGCCCCGAGCTCGCGGGTGCTCGCGCACCCGGCGCGTGACGAGATCCGCCTCGAAGGCGTGCTGCACGCCCTGTCCGATCCGCTGCGCCTGCTCGTGGTCCGCGAGCTGGCCCGGGACGACGCGGGACTCTCCTGCTCGCACTTCGACCTGCCGGTCACGAAGTCCACCTGCACGCACCACTTCCGCGTGCTGCGGGAGGCGGGCGTGATCCAGCAGGGCTACCGCGGCACCGCCAAGCTCAACGCGCTGCGCCGCGCCGACCTGGACGCCCTGTTCCCCGGCCTCCTGGACAGCGTCCTGGCCGCGGCGGCACTCCAGGCGGACCGCTCGGCGCACGACGGCTGACCCGGCCCGGGCGAGAGCCCGTCCGTGTGCGCCGACGACGGTGAGGGCGAGGCCGCAGGCCGATCAGGGCTGCGGCTGGGGGCGCTCCCCGCTCTCGGCCGCCGCCGCGCGGAGCCCGGCCCAGTCGGGGATCTTCACCGGCCCGCCGCGCCCGAGCAGCCGCCCCAGCCTCGCCTCCGCCTGCTCGATCGCCAGCCACCCGGGCCACTCGACGGGCTCGGCGCCCGCCGCCCGCAGCGCCGCGAGCGGCTCGTCCGCCACCGTCCTGAGCGCGAGAGCGGGCGCGTCGTCGAGCAGGGAGAGCGCCGTCTCCTTGGCGCACGGCCGGTTCGTGCCGATCACTCCCGTCGGCCCGCGCTTGATCCAGCCCGCGACGTACTCGCCGCTGGACACGGCGCCGTCGCGCAGCACCCGCCCCGCCGCGTGCGGCACCGTGCCGCTGGACGTGTCGAACGGCAGGCCCTCGATCGGCACCCCGCGGTAGCCGACCGACCGCAGCACGAGCTGCGCCCCGATCTCCTCGTACGTGCCGGCGCCGCTCACGCCGCCGTGCCCGTCCGGCAGCGTCCGTTCGAACCGCACGCCGCCGACCCGGCCCGCCGCCTCGGTCAGCTCCACCGGCCGCAGGAAGAACCGCAGCCGGATCCGGCGCGGGAGCCCGCGCGCGGGCCGCTCGGCCCAGCCGCGCAGGACGTCCACGTTGCGACGGCTCGCCGCGGGCAGGCCCGAGGGGTCGGCGTAGGCGGGGTCGAGGGCCAACTCCTCTGGATCCACGAGCACTTCGGTGTCCGGAAGGGAGCCGAGCTCCCGCAGCTCCTTCGTGGTGAAGCGCGCCTGCGAGGGCCCGCGCCGCCCCACCATGTGGACCTCGCGCACCCGGCTCGCGGCGAGGACGCCGAGCGCCTCGTGCGGCATGTCGGTGGGCGACAGCTCCGCGACGCCGCGCGCCAGCATCCGCGCCACGTCCACCGCGACGTTCCCGACGCCGATGACGACGGCCGAGGCCACGTCCCGCACGAAGCGGTCCGGCGGCCCCGAGCCGTTCACCGCCACGTCCGGGTGGGCGCTGTACCAGGACACGAACTCCGTCGCCGAGTGGCTGCCGGGCAGGTCCTCGCCGGGCACCCCGAGCCTGCGGTCGGTGGCGGCGCCCACGCAGTACACCACCGCGTGGTAGCAGTCGAGCAGCCGGGCCGGGGCCACCGCGCCGGGGCCGATCTCCACGCCCCCGACGAACCGCACGCGCTCGTGCTCCAGGATCGTGCGCAGCGTCGTCTGCAGGGACTTGATCTTCTCGTGGTCGGGCGCCACGCCGTAGCGCACCAGGCCGTACGGGCACGGCAGCCGGTCGAGCACGTCGACCCGCACACCGGGCACGCGGTCCTGCTGGACCAGGCTCTGCGCGGTGTAGACCCCACTCGGACCCGATCCCACGACGGCGACGTGCACGGCGGAGCTCCTTCCGCGAGGTGTCCCCGGGACGCCCTGATGCCTGGCTGGCTTCAGCATCGCACCGGTACGGGCAAAGGGGGAGGGGAAGGACGTGCCGCGGGAGGGCCGCCGAGGGCCGCGGGCGGCCGTCCGCCGGACGCGTCGGCCCGTGCCGCTGACAGGGTGCCCTGCCGCCCGCCGCGTGCGTGCCGCCCTGGCGGAGTGTGACTGTAGGGCTACCGTGCCGCTGTGCTGGAAAGCTCATTTTTCGACGAGAGTGATCATTACCCGCGTGTGGCCGAGGGGGCCGGATGGCCCGGTGCGGACCCGCTGGAGGAGTGGCCTCCGGCCCCGCAGGAGCCGCTGGACCCCATGGCGTACGACGAGGCGCCGCGGTGGGCCGCGGACCCCTCGGCCGACACGCTCCAGCTGATCACCAGCACCGACGGCCGGCTCGATGCCCGCAGGCCGGGCAGCGAGCCCGCGTCCCTGCTCCACGTCCGCCTCGACCTCGACGGCGCCCACGTCGACGTGCTCGCGGCCGTCTGCGAGGGCCGCGTCGCGATCGAGGACCTGAGGGCGCGGCCGCCGCTGCCGCTGCCCGATCTGGTCGCGCTCGCCGACCGCATCGAGGGCCCGCTGGCGGACGTCTGCCGGGGCGTCGCCCAGCAGTACGGTCCCGCCGACGCCTCCTGCCGCGGCGCGCTCGCGGACGAGGCGGCCGCCGCCCACCGGGCCCGGCCCGCCGAGCAGCGGGGCGACACCGTGCGCCAGGCCGCCGTCGAGGCGTACCGCACGGCACGCGACGAGGGGCGGGACCCGGTGCTCGCGGTGATGTGCGCGACGGGGCACAGCCGCCGCAAGTCCCTGCGCCTGATCGCGGGGGCGCGGGACGCGGGGCATCTGTCGCCGCGTCACCGCCGCCGCTAGGCGCGGCGGCCGGACCGCGCGGGCCGGTCGAGGCGGACGGGCCGGTAGGGGCGGGCGGGCCGGTGGGGGCTCAGCCCATGCCGCGCATCCGGTTGATCTCGGCCGTCTGCTGCGCCACGACGTCGTTGGCCATCTCCTCGACCAGGAGGTTGTTGCCCTCCGAGAGCGCGTCCGTGGCCATGGTGACGGCCCCCGAGTGGTGCGTGATCATCAGCTTCAGGAACAGTTCGTCGAACGCCTCGCCCTTGGCCGCGCGCAACTGCTCGAGCTGCGCGGGCGTGGCCATCCCCGGCATCCCCGCGTGGTCGTGGTGAGCGCCGTGCCCGCGCTTCTCCGCCTTCTTGCCCTGGCTCTTCAACCACCGCTCCATGGCGCCGATCTCCGGCTTCTGGGCGGCCGTGATGCGGTCGGCGAGCCGCTTCACCTTCGTCGACTTCGCCCGCTTCGGCACGAGTCGGGTCATCTCCAGGGCCTGGGCGTGGTGCGGGATCATCTTCTCGACGTAGTCGAAGTCCGCCGAGTTCGGGCTGTCGTCGTCGGTTCTCTCCTTCGCCGCCTCCTCGGCCGAGAGGGTCGCGGCCGTCTCCCCGGGCTTGCCCGGAGCGATCACCGAAGGCCCGGACGAGGAACCGGACTTGGCCTTCGGACCCGATGCCGAGTCGGAGTCGCAGGCGCCCAGGGCGAGGGTGGCGGCCGCGAGGAGCGCGGTCGCGGCGGAGGCGCGGGCAACGGTCGTACGGGCGGCGGGCGTACGGCGGTGGGGCACGGCAACCTCCTGGGACGCGCGGGTCAGTTGGGTCCGTCCTAGCACGCCGATGAGCATCAGTGATCGGAAGTGTTCATCACGACCGTGTTTCCATCTGTTGATTTGTACATGAGGAGCACGATACTGCGGGTGTCCGTGCACCGTTCACTCCTGAACGGCCACAAGGGAGGACGCAGTGACTCTGCTGAACGAACCCCGAACCCGGCGCAGACGCCTGGGAGTCGCCACGGCGGCCGCCGGGCTCCTCGCCGCGCTGCTCACCGCGGTCCCGGCGGCGGCGACGCCCGACCCCGGCGACGCGCCCAAGGCGCCGAAGAAGGTGTCGAAGTCCGATGCCGCCGACACCAAGCGGGCCATAGCGGACGGAAAGATCCCCGCGCCCGACGAGATAGTCCACTCCGACAACATCGAGCACCTCGGCAACATCCCCAAGGACGCGCTGCCGGGCACCAACTCGGACCTCGCCTTCCAGGGGAAGTACGCCTTCGCGGGGAACTACGACGGCTTCCGCATCTTCGACATCAGCAACCCGAAGAAGCCCGAGACCGTCGCGCAGGTGCTCTGCCCGGGTTCCCAGAACGACGTCTCGGTCTCCGGTGACCTGCTGTTCCTGTCGACCGACTCCTCGCGCAGCGACAGCTCCTGCGCCAGCACCACGCAGCCCGCCACGGAGAAGTCCTCCTGGGAGGGCATGAAGGTCTTCGACATCAGCGACAAGCGCAATCCGCGCTACGTCGCCGCCGTCGAGACCGCGTGCGGCTCCCACACCCACACGCTGGTGCCCGAGCGCCGCAACGTCTACGTCTACGTCTCCTCGTACTCGCCGAGCGCGGCGTTCCCCGACTGCCAGCCGCCGCACGACGGCATCTCCGTGATCAAGGTGCCGCGCAAGGCGCCGCAGAAGGCGGCGGTCGTCGGCTTCCCCGTCCTGTTCCCGGGCGAGGGCCCGGACGGCGGCGGCAACCCGGGCTCGCCCACCAACCCGGGCGTCTCCAAGACCACCGGCTGCCACGACATCACCGTGCTGCCGTCGGAGGACCTCGCCGCGGGCGCCTGCATGGGTGACGGGATCCTGTTCTCCATCAAGGACCCCGAACGTCCCAAGGTCATCGACCGCGTCCAGGACAACGTGAACTTCGCGTTCTGGCACTCGGCGACCTTCAACCAGGACGCCGACAAGGTCGTCTTCACCGACGAGCTCGGCGGTGGCGGCGGCGCCACCTGCAACGCCGAGATCGGGCCGAACCGCGGCGCCGACGGCATCTACGAGATCAAGGGCTGGGGCGACAAGCGCAAGCTCGTCTTCAAGAGCTACTACAAGATCCCGCGCCACCAGGCGGACACCGAGAACTGCGTGGCCCACAACGGCTCGCTGATCCCGGTCAAGGGCAAGGACCTCATGGTCCAGGCCTGGTACCAGGGCGGCGTCTCCGTATGGGACTTCACCAACTCGGCCAAGCCCAAGGAGATCGCCTACTTCGAGCGCGGCCCGCTCTCCGCGGACCAGCTCGTCGGCGGCGGCTCGTGGTCGGCGTACTACTACAACGGCCACATCTACTCGAACGACATGGTCAAGGGCTTCGACGTGCTGAAGCTCAACGACAAGCGCACGGACCCGGCCAAGCGCGTGCGGCTGCGCGAGCTCAACGTGCAGACGCAGCCGGAGTACTTCAACAAGCACTGACCGGCACTGACCGGCGCTGACCGGCACTGGGCCGTCGCGCCGGAGCGCGGTCTAGAACGTCCCGTCGGGCGGTTTCTCGCCCGGCGGGACGCCGAGCTTCCAGTCGAGTCCGTAGCGCTGGAAGAGCTCCGCGCGCAGCCGCTCGAAGGGCATCGGCGCGCCCGGGATGAGCAGCGCGAACACCGCGCCCATGAGCAGGGCGCGCAGCATCGGGTAGTCCGTCTCCACGTCCGGCGAGCCGTACCGGACCATGGCGTCGCGCAGCAGGAACGCGAGGCGCTGCTGCTCGGGGCACTGCACGAACCCGTCGGCCTGGAGGATGCCCGCCATGTGCGTGCGCATCAGGACCGGCCGGTCCCGGGCGAGGCCGAGGATCGCGTCGACGGCGCGGGCCAGGAGTTCGTCCCCGTCCTCGGTGCGCGGCTCCCGGTCCAGGGCCTCCTGGAGGGTCAGATGCATCAGGCGGTGCACGGCCGACTGCAGGAGCTGGCGCTTTCCCGGGAAGTAGTACGACACGAGGCCGCGCGCGGAGCCGGCGCGGTCGGCGATGTCCGCGAGCGTCGTCGCCTCGTATCCGTGCTCGCCCACCAGGTCCACCGTGGCTTGCAGAAGCCGCTCGCGGGAACGCCGTCGCAACTCTTCATTGACCGATGGGCTACGCGGGGACATCCTGTAACTCCTGCGTTGACTGGCTCACAGCCAATATACTCAGGGCATCCCGGCCCGGGCCGACATGGGCCGGGGCTGCCTGGGGCAGGCAACACCGCGGGGGAGTGTTGCCTGCCTTCGGGCATGCCCGGCGTTCGGCCGTCGCGGCCATCCTCTTCCTCCGCATTTCCCCCTCATCCCCCTTGCTGTCCCCGTTCACCCCGTTCTTCCCTTCTCTCCTCGCCGATCCGGCTCTGTCTCCTTACAGTGGGGCCGGGGGGGTCGAGGAGGCGCTTGAACATGGACCAACAGCAGATTCTGGCGCGGATCACGGAGATGGTCGACGCCGAGAAGACCCTCCGGGAATCGCTCGCGTCCGGGGCGATCGACGAGGCCACGGAGCGGGCCCGCCTGGGCGATCTGGAGCGGGAACTCGACCAGTGCTGGGACCTGCTGCGCAGGCGCCGGGCCAAGGAGGAGTTCGGCGGCGATCCGGACGCGGTCCGGGTGCGTCCCGTCGCGCAGGTGGAGAACTACGAGTCCTAGCGTGCGGGCCGTGCGCTCACGCCGGGCCCGCGGTGCCCCCGACGGCTGCCAGGGCCAGGACCGGGCGCAGGGCGTCGGGGCGCCGGGACACCGGCAGGTGGGGCACGAAGTGCACGGCGCAGCCGAGCGCGGCCGCGCCGCCGTCCGCGCGCCGGTCGTCGCCGACCATCAGGGTGTCCGCGGGGTCGACGGCAAGGGCGTCGCAGCCGTGTGCGAAGAGGCGCGGGTCGGGCTTCTGGACGCCGTGCTCGTAGGACAGCACATAGGCGTTCACGTACGGGTCGAGGCCGTGCGCGCGGAAGACGGGCCGCGGGTTCCAGCCGATGTTGCTCACGACGCCGACGCGCACCCCGCGCCCCCGCAGGCTCCGCAGGACGTCGAGCGCGTCGGGGTAGGGCTGCCAGGCCTCCGGTGTCATGTGCCGGTCGTAGAGCGCGTCGTACAGGCCGGGGTCGGGCAGCGGCACGGTCCGGGCGAGGCCGGTGTACGCGGCGCGGTGCAGCTCCGCGCTCTCGTCGCGGCGCGCGACCAGGTCCGCCAGGTGCCCGGGGGCGTCCGGGGTCGGTGAGCCGCCCGGCAGCGCACCCGCGCGGTCGAGGGCCAGGGCGAGCCGCGCCTCCTCGTCCGGCGGCAGCGCGACCCCGCGCGCGGTCAGCGCGGCCCGCAGCCAGGACGCGGTGGACTCGACGCGGAACAGCGTCCCGGAGAAGTCGAACAGCACGGCCTTGATCGCCATGCCGCGATCCTCCGGGACCGTCCGGCGCCGGGTCAAGCACCGCGCCGTGCACGGGCCCGGCGCGCGGTCACCGGCGGCTGCGGGCGGCCCTTCCGTCCGTCGCCCGGAGCTCTACGGCGGGTGCGTAGCGGTCGAAGAGCGCGATCGCCACGGTGACGATCAAGGCGCCGAGCAGCCAGCCCGCCACGACGTCCGATGCCCAGTGGACACCCAGCCACACCCGGGTGAGGCCGACGCCGACGACGGACACCACGGCCACGGCGACGGCGGTGCGCCACAGCGCCGCCCCCACGCCGTACCGGCGGAGCAGCCACAACAGGAGGCCGCACACGACGGTCGCGGTCAGCGCGTGCCCGGAGGGGAAGGCCGCGTAGTGCGCGGAGTCCACCGGATCCGGCCAGACCGGGCGCTCCCGGCCGACCGCCGCCTTCAGGGCCTGCTGCAGCAGCGTGCCCACCAGACAGGTCGCCGCGAGCCACAGGGCGAGCCACCGGGCCCGCCGCACGGCGAGCCACAGCACGACGGCCGTGCACAGGACGCGCATCGTCCACGGGTCCCACACCCAGTCCGTGAGGACGCGGGCGACGTGGGTGAGGTCCCGGTGGGCCACCGCCCAGCGGTGCGTGGTCCGCGCGATGTCGTCGTCCAGGGTGAGCAGTGGCTGCCATTCGGCGGACACCAGGACGATCAGCAGCAGCGAGGGGAGCGCGAGCAGCACCGCCGCACGGGTGGTGCGGGACGGCGGGGAAGGCGTCGGGGGAGGCGCGGAATCCATGGGTCGATCCTGACCGATGCCCCGCGGTGACACCTAACCGAGCGCGCGCAGCGCCGGGACGAACGCCACCAGGAGCGGTACGACGGGCACGAGCGCGGCCGCCGCGGTCAGCCGCAGCCGGCGCCCCGCGGTGAGCCGGGGGCGGGCGGCGAGCAGCCGGTGCACCCGGGCCGGCACATGTGCCTGCGGGGTCGGGCAGGGCCCGAACACGCCCCGGTCCTCGTTGAGTTCGACGAGGGCGAGGGCGATGGTCAGGCGCCCGAAGCGGCGCGAGGCCACGTCGTCGGCGGCCAGCTCCACGAGCCGGTGCATCTCGCCGCGGAACGCGGCGAACACCGGCACCTGCGGGAAGCCCGCGGCGAGCGCGCCGGAGCAGTGCAGCAGCCAGTCGTGCCGGGCCTCGGCGTGGCCCTGCTCGTGGGCGAGCACCGCGTCGAGCTGACGGCCCTTCAGGCGGCGCAACGCAGCGGTGGTGATGACCAGTTGGGGCGCCGTGCCGGGCAGCCACCAGGCGTCGGGGCGCTCGCCCTCCAGGACGACGAGCCGGTCGGCGCCGGGCTCCTCGCCGGGCAACAGCGGGGCGCGCACGACCAGTTCGGCCCGCCGCTTGGCCCGCCGGGCCCGGGCCCGGGCGATCTCGCGCGTGAGCATCACGGCCGTCCAGACGCCGCCGCAGGCGAGCGCCACCGCTGTCACCGTGGCCCAGGGCGTCGGCCCGAGCGCGTACGCCTCGACCACGTCGTGCGGCGCGGGCGCGAAGAGCTGTCCGCGCACGGCCTGCCAGGCGGCGGCCGCGCTGAACGTCATCGACAGGGCGCAGCAGAGCAGCACGCCCGCCACCACGCACTGCCAAGCCCACAGCGCGACCACCGGTTCGCGCTCCGGCCAGTCCGCTCGCGCGAGCATCCGGGGGGCGACGACGGCGGTCAGCGCGCCGAGCAGCAACAGCGCGACGGGGACCATCATGGGTCAACCCTATGAGGGGCATGCCGTGTGAGGGTATGGACCCCCGCCGTGAAGTGACGTACGCCACGACCGGGGCCGCGGGTTCAGGGGCGC is a window from the Streptomyces spectabilis genome containing:
- a CDS encoding DUF305 domain-containing protein, producing MPHRRTPAARTTVARASAATALLAAATLALGACDSDSASGPKAKSGSSSGPSVIAPGKPGETAATLSAEEAAKERTDDDSPNSADFDYVEKMIPHHAQALEMTRLVPKRAKSTKVKRLADRITAAQKPEIGAMERWLKSQGKKAEKRGHGAHHDHAGMPGMATPAQLEQLRAAKGEAFDELFLKLMITHHSGAVTMATDALSEGNNLLVEEMANDVVAQQTAEINRMRGMG
- a CDS encoding TetR/AcrR family transcriptional regulator; its protein translation is MSPRSPSVNEELRRRSRERLLQATVDLVGEHGYEATTLADIADRAGSARGLVSYYFPGKRQLLQSAVHRLMHLTLQEALDREPRTEDGDELLARAVDAILGLARDRPVLMRTHMAGILQADGFVQCPEQQRLAFLLRDAMVRYGSPDVETDYPMLRALLMGAVFALLIPGAPMPFERLRAELFQRYGLDWKLGVPPGEKPPDGTF
- a CDS encoding L,D-transpeptidase family protein, which produces MGETVRRGAVALGIAGMVAPLAIVMGTGTAQAASCSTQTGPYQKQVEKFLGRPVDGKQSAADCKAIKAFQTKHKITPNAGYAGAVTWGVMDLMNKQKKVGDNPNKAGKCPTNKGRIACVDLTLQLSWIQDGKQLKYGPVPVRTGRNGHETRTGLKKVYWRDIDHVSSLYHVPMPYSQFFDGGQAFHSVGISVWSPPGSHGCVNMTKKDAVKYWNMLRKGDDVFVYGRKPGT
- a CDS encoding LVIVD repeat-containing protein, whose product is MTLLNEPRTRRRRLGVATAAAGLLAALLTAVPAAATPDPGDAPKAPKKVSKSDAADTKRAIADGKIPAPDEIVHSDNIEHLGNIPKDALPGTNSDLAFQGKYAFAGNYDGFRIFDISNPKKPETVAQVLCPGSQNDVSVSGDLLFLSTDSSRSDSSCASTTQPATEKSSWEGMKVFDISDKRNPRYVAAVETACGSHTHTLVPERRNVYVYVSSYSPSAAFPDCQPPHDGISVIKVPRKAPQKAAVVGFPVLFPGEGPDGGGNPGSPTNPGVSKTTGCHDITVLPSEDLAAGACMGDGILFSIKDPERPKVIDRVQDNVNFAFWHSATFNQDADKVVFTDELGGGGGATCNAEIGPNRGADGIYEIKGWGDKRKLVFKSYYKIPRHQADTENCVAHNGSLIPVKGKDLMVQAWYQGGVSVWDFTNSAKPKEIAYFERGPLSADQLVGGGSWSAYYYNGHIYSNDMVKGFDVLKLNDKRTDPAKRVRLRELNVQTQPEYFNKH
- a CDS encoding NADH:flavin oxidoreductase/NADH oxidase, whose amino-acid sequence is MSALFEPYTLRNLTIPNRVWMAPMCQYSAEATGPAAGVATDWHLAHYAARATGGTGLLLTEATAVSPEGRISPWDLGIWNDTQVAALRRITDFVKGQHAVPGIQLAHAGRKAATDATWRGGAPLAPDAGGWQPVAPSAVAFDERHPVPTELAEADIRRIVGEFADAARRALDAGFDVAEIHGAHGYLIGEFLSPHSNRRTDFYGGDFAGRTRFALEVVDAVRAVWPEDKPLFFRVSATDWLPDGAPGWTADDTVRLAPLLKDHGVDLLDVSSGGNAPGVRIPTGPNYQVPFATRVKTETELPVAAVGLITEAAQAEKILANGEADAILLGRELLRNPSFARQAARELGADVHVPNQYLRSV
- a CDS encoding ArsR/SmtB family transcription factor yields the protein MTTAAPSSRVLAHPARDEIRLEGVLHALSDPLRLLVVRELARDDAGLSCSHFDLPVTKSTCTHHFRVLREAGVIQQGYRGTAKLNALRRADLDALFPGLLDSVLAAAALQADRSAHDG
- a CDS encoding HAD family hydrolase; this encodes MAIKAVLFDFSGTLFRVESTASWLRAALTARGVALPPDEEARLALALDRAGALPGGSPTPDAPGHLADLVARRDESAELHRAAYTGLARTVPLPDPGLYDALYDRHMTPEAWQPYPDALDVLRSLRGRGVRVGVVSNIGWNPRPVFRAHGLDPYVNAYVLSYEHGVQKPDPRLFAHGCDALAVDPADTLMVGDDRRADGGAAALGCAVHFVPHLPVSRRPDALRPVLALAAVGGTAGPA
- a CDS encoding FAD-dependent oxidoreductase, yielding MLKPARHQGVPGTPRGRSSAVHVAVVGSGPSGVYTAQSLVQQDRVPGVRVDVLDRLPCPYGLVRYGVAPDHEKIKSLQTTLRTILEHERVRFVGGVEIGPGAVAPARLLDCYHAVVYCVGAATDRRLGVPGEDLPGSHSATEFVSWYSAHPDVAVNGSGPPDRFVRDVASAVVIGVGNVAVDVARMLARGVAELSPTDMPHEALGVLAASRVREVHMVGRRGPSQARFTTKELRELGSLPDTEVLVDPEELALDPAYADPSGLPAASRRNVDVLRGWAERPARGLPRRIRLRFFLRPVELTEAAGRVGGVRFERTLPDGHGGVSGAGTYEEIGAQLVLRSVGYRGVPIEGLPFDTSSGTVPHAAGRVLRDGAVSSGEYVAGWIKRGPTGVIGTNRPCAKETALSLLDDAPALALRTVADEPLAALRAAGAEPVEWPGWLAIEQAEARLGRLLGRGGPVKIPDWAGLRAAAAESGERPQPQP
- a CDS encoding DUF2630 family protein, which translates into the protein MDQQQILARITEMVDAEKTLRESLASGAIDEATERARLGDLERELDQCWDLLRRRRAKEEFGGDPDAVRVRPVAQVENYES
- a CDS encoding DUF6214 family protein, with translation MAYDEAPRWAADPSADTLQLITSTDGRLDARRPGSEPASLLHVRLDLDGAHVDVLAAVCEGRVAIEDLRARPPLPLPDLVALADRIEGPLADVCRGVAQQYGPADASCRGALADEAAAAHRARPAEQRGDTVRQAAVEAYRTARDEGRDPVLAVMCATGHSRRKSLRLIAGARDAGHLSPRHRRR